In Streptomyces liangshanensis, the DNA window TGGTACAACTCCCCGGGCTCGGACCTGCGTTCCAACGCCAGCCTCAACGGCGAGTGGGTCCAGATCAAGAACACCACCACCAAGTCCGTGAGCCTCAAGGGCTGGACGCTCACCGACGCCTCGAAGCACGCCTACACCTTCGGTACGTTCACGCTGAAGGCGGGAAAGACCGTCACCGTGAAGACCGGCAAGGGCACGAACACCGCCGCCACGGTGTTCCAGCAGCGCGGCGCCTACGTCTGGAACAACGACAAGGACACCGCGACCCTGCGGCGTGCGAACAAGGCCGTGCAGGACACCTGCGCCTACAACGCCCCGAGATCCTCCTCCAAGGCCTGCTGAGCCCGGACCGGCCCTCCTCCTCTTCGCGCCGCATCGCCGGGAACCCGACGGGGTCGGCAGCCGACCACTGAGGGAGAAGGTGAGCCGGTGGGGCCGTGAGGTCCAGGAGGAGGGCCGTGGTGTCGAAGTGGTACGAGGACGAATCTCTCTGGTGCGACTTCGCCTCCACGATGTTCTCGGCGGACCGGGGTGAGACCGCCGCCGAACTGGTGCGGACCTCGCCCCTCCTGGACTTCCCGGCCGGCACCCGGGTCCTCGACCTGTGCTGCGGGCCCGGCCTCTTCCTGCTGCCGCTGGCCCGCCGCGGGTACGCCGTCACCGGGGTCGACCTCAGCCCGTCCCTGCTGGACCGGGCCGCCGGCGTGTGCGCGGAGGCGGAGGTCGACGTACGGCTCGTGCGGGCCGACATGCTCGCGTACGCGGATCCCGGCTCGTTCGACGTCGTGCTCAACGTCTTCACGTCGTTCGGCTACTTCGACGACCCCGAGGACAACCTCCAGGTGCTGCGCAACGCGTGGACGAGCCTCGCGCCCGGCGGGCGGCTCCTGGTCGACGTGATGGGGAAGGAGGTCCTGGCCGGCTGGATCGGCCGGCCGCAGGCCGTCGACCTCCCGGACGGCGCGTACGTGGTGCAGCGCGACGTCGTCCTCGACAGCTGGCGGCGGCTGCGCACCGACTGGACCCTGGTGCGCGGCACGACGGCCCGTACCGCCTCGATCACCTCCTTCCTCTACAGCGGCGCCGAGCTGCACGACCTGTTCGTGGCCGCCGGTTTCAGCGATGTCGAGTGCTTCGGCGGCTTCGACGGCTCCCCGTACGACCAGCGGTCGCGGCGGCTGATCATCAGGGGGACCAGGAAATGAGGCCCCGGGACGTCATGGCGCCGCACCTCGGCCACCCCGCCGCCGCTCCCCCGGCCCCGGCCCCCGCTCCCCCCGTGGCGGCGCAGCCCGTACCCGTGCACGCCCACATCACCGACGCGATGAAGGCCCCGGACCTGGTCCGGCTGGGCGACAACGTGGTCCTGGCCCGGTTCGAGACGATGAAGGTGTACGCGGCGCTGGGCGCGGTCCGCTCACTGCTGCGCTCGGGGCGGGTCGTGCCGGGCCAGACGCTCGTGGACAGTTCGAGCGGCATCTACGCGCTGGCCCTCGCGATGGCCTGCCACCGTTACGGCCTGCGCTGCCATATCGTGGCCTCCACGACCGTCGACGCCGTGATGCGGGCGCAGTTGGAGGTGCTCGGCGCGACCGTCGACCAGATGCCGCCGTCGAGCAGCCTGCGCCTGGACCAGGAGCGGCGCGTACGGCACGTACGCCAACTGCTGGCGGAGCGGCCGGACTTCCACTGGATGCGGCAGTACCACGACCCCGTGCACTACGCGGGCTACGCCGAGTTCGCCGGGCTGGTCGCGGGCGCGCTGCCCGACGCCGAGCTGACGGTCGTGGGCGCGGTGGGCACGGGCGCGTCCACGGGCGGTCTGGTGCAGGCGCTGCGCCGCTCGGGGCGGCCGGTGCGGCTGGTGGGGATCCAGCCGTTCGGCAGTGTGACGTTCGGGAGCGAGCGGTTCAGCGATCCGGAGGCGATCATCGCGGGCATCGGCAGCTCCATCCCGTTCGAGAACGTGCGGCACG includes these proteins:
- a CDS encoding class I SAM-dependent methyltransferase — its product is MFSADRGETAAELVRTSPLLDFPAGTRVLDLCCGPGLFLLPLARRGYAVTGVDLSPSLLDRAAGVCAEAEVDVRLVRADMLAYADPGSFDVVLNVFTSFGYFDDPEDNLQVLRNAWTSLAPGGRLLVDVMGKEVLAGWIGRPQAVDLPDGAYVVQRDVVLDSWRRLRTDWTLVRGTTARTASITSFLYSGAELHDLFVAAGFSDVECFGGFDGSPYDQRSRRLIIRGTRK
- a CDS encoding lamin tail domain-containing protein, whose protein sequence is MPRTRIATTAVATAAAAAAALLLSPGQAQAAGSVHLTKIWYNSPGSDLRSNASLNGEWVQIKNTTTKSVSLKGWTLTDASKHAYTFGTFTLKAGKTVTVKTGKGTNTAATVFQQRGAYVWNNDKDTATLRRANKAVQDTCAYNAPRSSSKAC
- a CDS encoding pyridoxal-phosphate dependent enzyme; this translates as MKAPDLVRLGDNVVLARFETMKVYAALGAVRSLLRSGRVVPGQTLVDSSSGIYALALAMACHRYGLRCHIVASTTVDAVMRAQLEVLGATVDQMPPSSSLRLDQERRVRHVRQLLAERPDFHWMRQYHDPVHYAGYAEFAGLVAGALPDAELTVVGAVGTGASTGGLVQALRRSGRPVRLVGIQPFGSVTFGSERFSDPEAIIAGIGSSIPFENVRHELYDTLHWVDFRHAMAGAVGLLRDHAVFAGLSTGAAHLVASWEAALDPGRLHLVIGADTGHRYAERVFARHAEALDRSSLRPRRIAALDELRPPWSVMEWARRAHQESGGTPAKEVS